One window from the genome of bacterium encodes:
- a CDS encoding helix-turn-helix domain-containing protein, with protein sequence MELNKSLEALGFSSKEIQVYLAVIKLGKTTPAEVAKITKIGRPTVYNLVKSLISKGVIAEDKADAVLHIVALPPEGLRATIERSKVELSKKEELVDAAIEELGLIHSGETYPVPRLRFVEENELHDYLFQNAVKWNESVLSKDGIWYGFQDHSFVENYGDWIDWTVKKLKGTKYKVQLFSNASKIEEQLEGKIPERSIKFLKSSRFTATTWVVGDYLVMISTSKAPFYLVEIHDALMAENMREVFKNMWEINK encoded by the coding sequence ATGGAACTCAACAAATCCCTTGAAGCTTTGGGCTTCTCATCAAAGGAGATTCAGGTTTATTTGGCGGTGATAAAGCTCGGTAAGACTACTCCAGCCGAAGTGGCGAAGATTACGAAAATCGGCCGCCCCACGGTCTATAATCTTGTTAAGAGTCTTATATCGAAGGGTGTGATAGCGGAGGATAAGGCCGATGCTGTGCTGCACATCGTCGCACTGCCTCCCGAAGGCCTCCGAGCTACTATCGAACGGTCCAAGGTCGAGCTTTCAAAGAAAGAAGAACTTGTTGATGCGGCTATCGAAGAGCTTGGACTCATCCACTCAGGCGAGACCTATCCGGTGCCGCGCCTCCGTTTCGTGGAGGAGAACGAGCTACACGATTACCTTTTTCAGAATGCGGTTAAGTGGAATGAAAGCGTCCTCTCTAAGGACGGAATCTGGTACGGCTTCCAAGACCATAGTTTCGTAGAGAATTATGGAGATTGGATTGATTGGACGGTAAAGAAACTCAAGGGAACGAAGTACAAGGTTCAACTATTCAGCAACGCTTCGAAAATTGAGGAACAGTTAGAAGGGAAGATCCCAGAGCGCTCAATCAAGTTCCTAAAGAGCTCTCGCTTTACGGCAACTACCTGGGTGGTAGGGGATTACCTCGTGATGATCTCAACCTCGAAGGCCCCGTTCTATTTGGTGGAGATTCACGATGCTCTTATGGCAGAGAATATGCGCGAAGTGTTTAAGAATATGTGGGAGATAAATAAATAA
- a CDS encoding malic enzyme-like NAD(P)-binding protein has protein sequence MKSKSEKILKAYAKQGARIETRGKVRMSAKQDFSLWYTPGVGAASMHLARKPSDARKMSVKKNSVAVISDGSAVLGLGNIGPYGALPVMEGKALIFRELGGVDAWPIVLDTQDPDEIVRTVLRVAPGFGGINLEDIAAPQCFDIEKRLVEALDIPVMHDDQHGTAIVVLAGLINAAKVVKKDFKKLQVVISGAGAAGTGVARLLLLAGIRDVIVLDRAGTIYAGRGGLTPHKAELAALTNPRKISGDLAAALSGADAFIGVSGKGALRAEHVRSMAPKAIVFALANPDPEIMPEEARAAGAAVVATGRSDFENQINNALVFPGIFRGALDKGVRRITDATKLRAAKALAALVPRPTASRIIPDILDKRVMKAVAGAVR, from the coding sequence ATGAAATCGAAAAGCGAAAAGATATTGAAGGCGTACGCGAAGCAGGGTGCCCGGATAGAAACGAGGGGGAAAGTGCGCATGAGCGCGAAACAGGATTTCTCACTCTGGTATACGCCGGGAGTCGGCGCGGCTTCAATGCATCTTGCCCGAAAGCCTTCCGACGCCCGGAAAATGAGCGTGAAGAAGAACTCGGTCGCGGTCATCTCGGACGGCTCGGCCGTGCTCGGGCTCGGCAACATCGGCCCCTATGGCGCGCTTCCGGTGATGGAAGGGAAGGCGCTCATATTCAGGGAGCTCGGCGGCGTCGACGCCTGGCCGATCGTCCTTGATACGCAGGATCCGGACGAGATCGTGCGCACCGTGCTTAGGGTCGCGCCGGGCTTCGGCGGCATCAATCTCGAGGATATCGCGGCGCCCCAGTGCTTCGATATCGAGAAGCGGCTGGTCGAAGCGCTCGATATCCCGGTCATGCACGACGACCAGCACGGGACCGCGATCGTCGTGCTTGCGGGCCTCATAAACGCGGCGAAGGTCGTAAAGAAGGATTTTAAGAAGTTACAGGTTGTTATAAGCGGGGCAGGGGCAGCCGGGACCGGGGTAGCGAGACTGCTTCTTCTGGCGGGGATTCGCGATGTCATCGTACTCGACCGCGCGGGAACGATCTACGCCGGACGCGGGGGCCTTACGCCGCACAAGGCGGAGCTCGCCGCGCTTACGAATCCGCGAAAGATCTCGGGCGATCTTGCCGCCGCGCTTTCCGGCGCGGATGCCTTCATCGGCGTATCGGGGAAGGGGGCGCTTCGTGCGGAGCATGTCCGGAGCATGGCGCCCAAAGCGATCGTCTTCGCGCTTGCGAATCCCGACCCCGAGATCATGCCGGAGGAGGCCAGGGCGGCCGGAGCCGCGGTCGTCGCGACGGGCCGCTCCGATTTCGAGAACCAGATAAACAACGCGCTTGTTTTCCCCGGGATTTTCCGGGGCGCGCTTGATAAAGGCGTGCGCAGGATCACCGACGCGACGAAGCTTCGTGCCGCGAAAGCGCTTGCGGCGCTCGTGCCGCGCCCGACCGCTTCCCGCATCATTCCCGATATTCTTGATAAGCGGGTGATGAAGGCAGTCGCCGGGGCGGTTCGTTAG
- a CDS encoding AAA family ATPase: MARLIILNGPPGVGKSTIAARLHKDISNSILLDIDEIRRSIPNYKEQRKESLILAYQEAMRTIEDCLAKDQTVIIDKVVSDSDTLDSFVEAGNKQGVVINEILLFADKESVQKRADERGYKPGSLLTRERVGDMWDQVSVLRRSRNNAVVMDTTHLNLEEVYKNVRGIIGQV; this comes from the coding sequence ATGGCTAGACTTATTATTCTCAATGGACCTCCTGGTGTAGGCAAATCTACGATTGCTGCACGTCTGCATAAGGATATTTCAAATTCGATACTTCTGGATATAGATGAGATTCGTCGCTCCATTCCAAATTATAAAGAGCAACGTAAGGAAAGTCTGATTCTGGCGTATCAGGAGGCAATGCGGACCATAGAAGACTGTTTAGCTAAAGATCAGACCGTTATTATAGATAAGGTTGTTTCGGACTCAGATACACTCGATTCTTTTGTTGAGGCAGGGAATAAACAGGGTGTCGTAATAAATGAGATTCTCCTATTTGCAGACAAGGAATCAGTACAGAAGCGAGCAGACGAGCGTGGTTACAAACCAGGAAGTTTACTTACCCGTGAGCGAGTAGGAGACATGTGGGATCAAGTGAGTGTACTCAGAAGAAGTAGGAATAACGCTGTTGTTATGGATACGACTCATTTAAATCTTGAAGAAGTGTACAAAAATGTAAGAGGAATAATCGGGCAAGTATAA
- the smpB gene encoding SsrA-binding protein SmpB, which translates to MNLIENKKAGLKYEIIETFDAGLELSGGEAKALRGKLGSLEGARVLVRGGEAYLVGATIPPYQAKNTPESYDPERNRRLLMTKPELAQLADAESKKGLTVVPLSVYSSKRYIKARVAIVRGKGKKDKREDLKKKDAKRDAERILKNR; encoded by the coding sequence ATGAATCTTATCGAAAACAAAAAAGCGGGCCTCAAATACGAGATCATTGAGACATTCGATGCGGGCCTCGAGCTCTCGGGCGGCGAGGCGAAGGCGCTTCGCGGGAAGCTCGGGAGCCTCGAAGGAGCGCGGGTGCTCGTCCGCGGCGGAGAAGCCTATCTGGTCGGCGCAACCATCCCTCCCTATCAGGCCAAGAACACTCCGGAGAGCTACGATCCGGAACGCAACCGCCGTCTTCTTATGACGAAGCCCGAACTAGCGCAACTGGCCGATGCCGAATCGAAGAAGGGATTGACAGTAGTGCCACTTTCGGTGTATAGTAGTAAGCGGTATATCAAGGCGCGCGTTGCGATCGTCCGCGGCAAGGGGAAGAAGGACAAACGGGAGGATCTCAAGAAAAAGGACGCGAAACGCGACGCCGAACGTATACTGAAGAATCGGTAA
- a CDS encoding peptidoglycan-binding domain-containing protein produces MPSLKKLALGGLVAAVLIVPVSVSAQSASDLQAQIASLLSQVQTLQAQLSAMRGAASSTPAFPGRPFPPYCIMLKNSLRLGDTDGTAGGEVSKLQQALAASGFFSGTVTGRFDTLTEGAVQRFQAQNGVVSSGSAMTTGYGAVGPATRARLADWCNRVEPKPEPTATSTPRATSTPRVPAMPQRPASTTEPSRPRPGSNPVVCTQEVKLCPDGRYVSRTGPNCEFRECEGSAASSTRPKLNPRNDTSSANTLSAAAIAAVQAEVDALAAQVKAFLGR; encoded by the coding sequence ATGCCATCCCTCAAGAAACTCGCGCTCGGAGGCCTCGTGGCCGCGGTGCTCATCGTGCCTGTCAGCGTTTCCGCGCAATCCGCAAGCGATCTGCAGGCGCAGATAGCGTCGCTCCTTTCGCAGGTGCAGACGCTTCAGGCGCAGCTCTCCGCCATGCGTGGCGCGGCATCGAGCACGCCCGCATTCCCCGGCAGGCCGTTTCCTCCGTACTGCATTATGCTCAAGAACAGTCTTCGGCTCGGTGATACCGACGGGACGGCGGGAGGCGAAGTCTCGAAACTTCAACAGGCGCTCGCGGCTTCGGGCTTCTTTTCCGGAACGGTGACAGGGAGGTTTGATACTCTGACTGAGGGCGCGGTGCAGAGATTCCAAGCACAAAACGGCGTCGTCTCTTCAGGATCCGCCATGACGACCGGATACGGCGCGGTCGGTCCCGCGACCCGCGCACGGCTCGCCGATTGGTGCAACCGTGTCGAACCGAAGCCGGAGCCGACGGCGACGAGCACTCCTCGCGCGACCAGTACGCCGCGCGTCCCCGCCATGCCCCAGCGTCCCGCATCGACAACCGAACCGAGTCGTCCGAGACCGGGTTCGAATCCCGTCGTATGCACCCAGGAGGTGAAGCTCTGCCCTGACGGAAGATATGTCTCGCGCACCGGCCCGAACTGCGAGTTTCGGGAATGCGAGGGATCGGCCGCCTCTTCGACAAGACCGAAGCTTAATCCCCGAAACGATACGTCCTCGGCAAATACCCTCAGCGCCGCCGCCATCGCTGCGGTACAAGCCGAAGTCGATGCGCTTGCCGCACAGGTCAAAGCATTCCTTGGCCGATAA
- a CDS encoding patatin-like phospholipase family protein: MREEKTAVIASGGGMKCAYAAGALTALGKELGLGAPDIALASSGSTGSLMYYLSGQYDEGERAWIKFIPSPNFIRYFPFPRFNVDYLVDTVIKQYIPLDTDRLARSPSRYFVPVTDEASGATRFIGNDTWLDPHEVLRAAMAIPLFYHRHIALGSHLYMDGGIGLGTQALIEKAVAEGATRILLITNLTPKKRWAKLLFRLYAYWQREPLEGVLLDYTDRIDTPVLPNSVRGLHLSPSRPLPVGLTTRDPHKVAEAFYMGYDDVMARREEILDLLTT, encoded by the coding sequence ATGCGCGAGGAGAAAACCGCGGTTATCGCCTCCGGCGGAGGCATGAAGTGCGCGTATGCCGCGGGCGCACTGACCGCACTCGGGAAAGAACTCGGACTTGGCGCGCCAGACATAGCGCTCGCTTCCTCGGGAAGCACGGGATCCCTCATGTACTATCTCTCCGGCCAGTACGATGAGGGCGAGCGGGCATGGATAAAATTCATTCCTTCCCCTAACTTTATCCGCTACTTCCCTTTCCCGAGGTTCAATGTCGACTATCTGGTCGACACGGTTATCAAGCAGTACATTCCGCTCGATACGGACCGCCTCGCGCGCTCGCCGTCGCGTTATTTCGTCCCCGTGACCGACGAGGCAAGCGGGGCGACGCGCTTTATCGGAAACGATACTTGGCTCGATCCCCACGAGGTGCTCCGCGCCGCGATGGCGATTCCGCTGTTTTATCACCGGCACATAGCTCTCGGGAGCCATCTATATATGGACGGCGGCATCGGGCTTGGCACCCAGGCCCTCATTGAGAAGGCTGTTGCGGAAGGCGCGACGCGCATTCTGCTCATCACCAATCTCACGCCGAAGAAACGGTGGGCGAAGCTGCTCTTCCGGCTCTACGCGTACTGGCAGCGCGAGCCGCTTGAAGGCGTGCTTCTCGATTACACGGACCGCATCGACACCCCCGTTCTCCCGAACAGCGTGCGGGGACTTCACCTCTCGCCCTCGCGGCCGCTTCCCGTCGGCCTTACGACGCGCGATCCGCATAAGGTCGCCGAAGCGTTCTACATGGGCTACGATGACGTCATGGCAAGGCGCGAAGAGATTCTCGACCTTCTCACGACATGA
- a CDS encoding methyltransferase, translating into MTNMPSKKTEAGYTPRVTIFSSGMETTNESYLHDAKAVARLISEAGYGINNGGRPSGLMDVVAKATVEAGGNLFGVALGNRDSKPSPYFSDYEGYADHYERQRRLIELGDAFIALPGAVGTFHEILEIHILNILGEINKPIVLVGDYFTRYKALIDSFAAEGLMHPDSTPLFYAKDGEEAASIVLKYLDALVKKNYYPPIYYPALTSNEIYKHVLKNTSNYKILFEKLVMTVFPGVYPSNRFRSSKLFAKLVRGVSKDKKVLDIACGHGAMGLVALDVGAKEVVMSDINSTAVQNAKYNLENSPQKDKGVAFESNLFEKIPSIYKNHFDIIFFNPPFHNEKVKKTDTSLAHAFKTQSNEDSVLVKFLKNTKEYLAPNGVVYIGFSNKDKDALALLEDSLKEYGYVFEMVDLENTDTVADNRIYKVIAS; encoded by the coding sequence ATGACAAATATGCCGAGCAAGAAAACCGAGGCGGGATATACGCCTCGCGTGACCATATTCTCCAGCGGCATGGAAACTACGAACGAGTCTTATCTTCATGACGCCAAGGCCGTGGCTCGGCTTATAAGCGAGGCTGGATACGGCATTAATAACGGCGGACGCCCTTCTGGCCTCATGGACGTGGTAGCAAAGGCTACGGTGGAAGCAGGCGGCAACCTGTTTGGCGTTGCCCTTGGAAATCGCGATTCTAAGCCAAGTCCCTATTTCTCCGATTATGAAGGATATGCGGATCACTACGAGCGCCAGCGCAGACTTATCGAGCTTGGGGATGCATTCATCGCGCTACCGGGAGCAGTAGGTACATTCCACGAAATTCTAGAGATCCATATATTGAATATTCTTGGAGAAATCAATAAGCCTATTGTTCTTGTGGGTGATTACTTCACTCGATACAAGGCGCTTATAGACTCATTCGCCGCAGAAGGCTTGATGCATCCTGATTCCACTCCCCTCTTCTATGCAAAGGATGGCGAGGAAGCGGCTTCCATCGTGCTGAAGTACCTCGACGCTCTTGTAAAGAAAAACTATTACCCGCCGATATACTATCCGGCTCTCACCTCGAATGAGATCTATAAGCATGTACTCAAAAACACGAGCAACTATAAAATCCTGTTCGAGAAGCTCGTAATGACCGTCTTCCCTGGCGTCTATCCTTCTAATCGATTCCGTTCCTCAAAACTGTTCGCGAAGCTTGTTCGTGGAGTATCGAAGGATAAGAAAGTTCTCGATATTGCATGTGGTCATGGAGCGATGGGCCTCGTGGCGCTTGATGTAGGCGCAAAAGAAGTGGTGATGAGCGATATCAATTCAACTGCCGTTCAGAACGCTAAATACAACCTTGAGAATTCTCCTCAAAAAGATAAGGGGGTGGCTTTCGAGAGCAATCTATTCGAAAAAATACCTTCAATCTATAAAAATCACTTCGATATCATCTTCTTCAATCCGCCCTTCCATAATGAGAAGGTTAAGAAGACGGATACAAGCCTTGCCCATGCATTCAAGACGCAGAGTAACGAAGATAGCGTACTGGTTAAGTTTCTTAAGAATACAAAGGAATATCTTGCGCCAAACGGCGTGGTCTATATCGGTTTCTCAAATAAGGACAAAGACGCGCTGGCACTGCTCGAAGACTCACTCAAGGAGTATGGCTATGTATTTGAAATGGTTGACCTAGAGAACACGGACACAGTGGCTGATAACCGAATCTACAAGGTAATTGCATCCTAA
- a CDS encoding SRPBCC domain-containing protein — protein sequence MTTQQYSIRINAPKEKVWNTMLGQDTYREWTSAFNEGGRFEGSWDQGSKILFLGPDPLTGKEGGMVSRIRENRPYEFISIEHLGIMKDGVEDTTSEEAKKWAPAYENYTFTEKDGVTEVSVDIDIAEEFADMFKEAWPKGLAKLKEISEKP from the coding sequence ATGACAACGCAACAGTATTCAATCCGCATCAACGCGCCGAAGGAAAAGGTTTGGAACACAATGCTCGGTCAGGACACGTATCGGGAATGGACGAGCGCCTTTAACGAAGGCGGACGTTTTGAGGGCAGCTGGGACCAGGGTTCCAAGATTCTTTTCCTTGGACCGGATCCTCTGACCGGAAAGGAGGGGGGTATGGTTTCCCGCATCAGGGAGAACAGACCGTATGAGTTCATCTCTATCGAGCACCTCGGTATTATGAAAGACGGTGTCGAAGATACGACGAGCGAAGAGGCAAAAAAGTGGGCTCCTGCATACGAAAACTATACTTTCACCGAAAAGGACGGTGTCACCGAAGTGTCCGTAGATATCGACATCGCTGAGGAGTTTGCCGATATGTTTAAAGAGGCGTGGCCGAAGGGTCTTGCAAAGCTTAAAGAAATCTCCGAAAAGCCCTAG
- the ftsH gene encoding ATP-dependent zinc metalloprotease FtsH, giving the protein MPLPFQTPGRNKKNRKQKTPVKRSYFGLPPTSFTGNLVTTVLIFLLLTSAYSLFVGLSSSPESVSLSQVAKDVEAGSITAIKVAGDSLKLTYTDESEKVSTKDPAAGLPETLATYGVTPEQLRSVAITVTGQSGWRFWLLTLLPLLLPVIFLGFLFWFLSRQVKGAGMQAFTFGQSKARMTDPADMSQRVTFADVAGAKEAKEELMEIVDFLKNPKKFLDIGARIPKGILLMGAPGTGKTLLARAVAGEAGVPFFSISGSEFVEMFVGVGASRVRDLFQMAKRAAPAIIFVDEIDAVGRVRGTGVGGGNDEREQTLNQILVEMDGFEPTEKVIVMAASNRPDVLDPALLRPGRFDRRVTIDLPDRKDREEILKIHARKKPFGPDVTLPVIAERTPGFSGAELYSLMNEAAILAARENRTEITQYDLIRSIEKVMLGPERKSHILSNKEKKLTAYHEAGHALVSSVLEHADPVHKISIISRGRAAGYTLKLPFEDKKMYSKKAFLDDIAATLGGYVAEEMIYDDVTTGPSNDLQVITALARDMVSRYGMSDSIGPVAFASDRDMQGDRYSQEIAAKIDGEVSRIIEEGKERAKKVLTEHRKALDAITDRLVEVETIEREEFEKILIASGITPKKKDEEGVVIAPVAPRVD; this is encoded by the coding sequence ATGCCGCTTCCGTTTCAAACGCCGGGCAGGAATAAGAAAAACAGGAAACAGAAAACGCCCGTGAAGCGCTCGTATTTCGGCCTGCCTCCCACCTCCTTCACCGGCAATCTCGTCACGACCGTTCTCATCTTCCTGCTTCTCACGAGTGCGTACTCGCTCTTCGTGGGCCTGAGTTCGAGTCCCGAGAGCGTATCGCTCTCGCAGGTCGCGAAAGACGTCGAAGCGGGTTCTATAACCGCGATCAAGGTCGCAGGCGACAGCCTGAAGCTCACGTATACCGACGAAAGCGAGAAAGTCTCGACCAAGGACCCCGCCGCGGGCCTTCCGGAGACGCTCGCGACCTACGGCGTAACGCCCGAGCAGCTGCGGAGCGTTGCTATTACCGTCACGGGACAAAGCGGCTGGCGCTTCTGGCTCCTCACGCTCCTGCCGCTTCTCCTCCCGGTCATCTTCCTCGGGTTCCTGTTCTGGTTCCTTTCACGGCAGGTGAAAGGCGCGGGCATGCAGGCCTTCACGTTCGGGCAGAGCAAGGCGCGCATGACGGACCCGGCCGACATGAGCCAGCGCGTCACGTTCGCGGATGTCGCCGGGGCGAAGGAAGCGAAGGAGGAGCTTATGGAAATCGTGGACTTCCTTAAGAATCCGAAGAAGTTCCTCGACATCGGCGCGAGAATTCCTAAGGGCATTCTTCTCATGGGCGCGCCGGGTACCGGGAAGACTCTCCTCGCCCGTGCCGTCGCGGGCGAGGCGGGCGTACCGTTCTTCTCGATTTCCGGCTCCGAGTTCGTCGAGATGTTCGTCGGCGTGGGCGCGTCCCGCGTGCGCGACCTTTTCCAGATGGCGAAGCGCGCGGCGCCCGCGATCATTTTCGTCGACGAGATCGACGCGGTCGGGCGCGTCCGCGGCACCGGAGTCGGAGGCGGAAATGACGAGCGTGAGCAGACCCTGAACCAGATTCTCGTCGAGATGGACGGTTTTGAGCCGACGGAAAAGGTGATCGTTATGGCGGCAAGCAACCGCCCCGACGTGCTTGATCCCGCGCTTCTTCGCCCGGGCCGTTTCGACCGACGCGTCACCATCGATCTTCCGGACCGCAAGGATCGCGAAGAGATACTTAAGATCCACGCACGCAAGAAGCCGTTCGGTCCTGACGTAACCCTTCCGGTCATCGCCGAGCGCACGCCGGGCTTCTCCGGCGCCGAGCTCTACAGCCTCATGAACGAGGCGGCCATCCTCGCGGCCCGCGAGAACCGTACCGAAATCACCCAGTACGACCTCATCCGCTCGATCGAGAAGGTGATGCTCGGTCCCGAGCGCAAGTCCCATATTTTGAGTAACAAAGAAAAGAAGCTTACGGCATACCATGAGGCCGGGCACGCGCTTGTCTCATCGGTCCTCGAGCACGCCGACCCGGTGCACAAGATTTCCATCATCAGCCGCGGGCGGGCGGCGGGCTATACGCTCAAGCTTCCGTTCGAGGACAAGAAGATGTACTCGAAGAAGGCGTTCCTCGACGATATCGCCGCGACCCTTGGCGGCTACGTGGCGGAAGAGATGATCTATGACGACGTGACCACGGGACCCTCGAACGATCTCCAGGTTATCACCGCGCTTGCGCGCGACATGGTGTCCCGCTACGGCATGTCCGATTCCATCGGGCCCGTCGCATTCGCGTCCGACCGCGACATGCAGGGAGACCGGTATTCGCAGGAAATCGCCGCGAAGATAGACGGCGAAGTGTCGCGCATCATCGAGGAAGGGAAAGAGCGCGCGAAGAAAGTACTCACCGAACACCGGAAGGCGCTCGACGCCATAACGGATCGCCTGGTCGAAGTCGAGACTATCGAGCGCGAGGAGTTCGAGAAAATACTTATCGCGAGCGGCATCACGCCGAAGAAGAAGGACGAGGAAGGGGTCGTCATCGCTCCAGTCGCGCCGCGCGTGGACTAG
- a CDS encoding ATP-dependent DNA helicase RecG — MTPEDPLEKHFTRLKPDQKKALGKLGIRTVRDLLYHFPQRYEAAGPTGTVTAVAPGTDVTLYGTIRKPDVRKTWKSRRPIAEAWLEDASGRIKLMWFSQPYIAKTLHDGMVVKVTGRTAGTNEKPYVANPDIDRSPVSPDEIHDTLFSNGALPEGEQLYPVYPESKGVSSLWFFHSLKRVFETGIHETIEDPLPREMLRRYNLPTLGTALVWMHAPKTRANAEAARKRFAFEEVFALQLAMYKRRAEASREKALPVTVDRGKLAGFVSSFPFPPTKAQLAAIETIVSDFEKPHPMMRLLEGDVGSGKTAVAAATAYLVATSRPPGRKAGTLQIAYMCPTEILAKQHFSTFISYFKDHPIAIGLLTGSECRKFPSKIRKEESTPISRAQFRKWVANGEIPIVIGTHAIIQKSLEFSTLAYAIIDEQHRFGKVHRQRLARKDGLSPHLLSMTATPIPRTLALTIYGDLDLSLLDQMPLGRKPVATEVLGPEKREQAYERVRKELAAGRQAYVICPRIHEPDPAKEMALQAKSVKAEAERLKKEVFPEASIGVLHSKMTPKEKETVMGSFERGETGILVATSVVEVGVNVPNATVILIEGAERFGLAQLHQLRGRVIRSTHQAYCFALPERYGPATRDRLKALVTAKNGFELAEYDLALRGAGELIGGRQWGVSDIAMEALKNIKLVEAAKKEAALLVQKDPELRRYPLLAALARQAGEDVHRE, encoded by the coding sequence ATGACACCGGAGGACCCCCTAGAAAAGCACTTCACGCGCCTCAAGCCCGACCAGAAGAAGGCGCTCGGGAAGCTCGGCATCCGCACGGTGCGCGACCTGCTCTATCATTTCCCCCAGCGCTATGAAGCCGCGGGCCCGACCGGCACCGTAACCGCGGTCGCTCCGGGGACCGACGTTACGCTCTATGGCACGATCCGGAAGCCCGACGTGCGGAAAACATGGAAAAGCCGCAGGCCGATCGCGGAGGCGTGGCTTGAGGACGCGTCGGGGCGCATCAAGCTCATGTGGTTTTCCCAGCCCTATATCGCGAAAACGCTTCACGACGGCATGGTCGTGAAAGTCACGGGCCGCACGGCGGGCACCAATGAGAAGCCGTACGTGGCGAATCCGGACATCGACCGGTCGCCCGTAAGTCCGGATGAAATACACGACACGCTGTTCTCAAACGGCGCACTTCCCGAAGGCGAACAGCTCTATCCCGTCTATCCCGAGAGCAAGGGAGTGTCTTCGCTCTGGTTCTTCCATTCCCTCAAGCGCGTATTCGAAACCGGCATACACGAGACGATCGAAGACCCCTTGCCGCGGGAGATGCTCAGGCGATACAACCTGCCGACGCTCGGGACGGCGCTCGTATGGATGCACGCGCCAAAGACGCGCGCGAACGCGGAAGCGGCGCGGAAGCGCTTCGCCTTCGAGGAAGTCTTCGCGCTTCAGCTCGCGATGTATAAGCGAAGGGCGGAGGCTTCAAGGGAGAAAGCGCTTCCGGTCACGGTCGACCGCGGAAAACTCGCGGGCTTCGTATCTTCCTTCCCCTTCCCCCCGACCAAAGCGCAGCTTGCCGCCATCGAGACCATCGTTTCGGACTTTGAGAAGCCGCATCCGATGATGCGTCTTCTTGAAGGGGACGTCGGAAGCGGCAAGACTGCGGTCGCCGCGGCGACCGCGTATCTTGTCGCGACGTCGCGCCCGCCGGGAAGAAAAGCGGGCACGCTCCAGATCGCGTACATGTGCCCCACGGAAATCCTCGCGAAGCAGCATTTCTCCACGTTCATCTCATACTTTAAAGACCATCCGATCGCGATCGGGCTTCTGACGGGAAGCGAGTGCCGCAAGTTTCCCTCGAAGATCCGCAAGGAAGAATCGACGCCGATTTCGCGCGCGCAGTTCCGCAAATGGGTCGCGAACGGCGAGATACCGATCGTAATCGGCACGCACGCGATCATACAGAAGTCCCTTGAGTTCAGTACGCTCGCGTACGCGATCATCGACGAGCAGCACCGCTTCGGGAAAGTGCACCGGCAAAGACTGGCCCGCAAGGACGGGCTCTCCCCACATCTCCTTTCGATGACCGCGACCCCGATCCCTCGCACTTTGGCCCTCACCATATACGGCGACCTCGACCTTTCGCTTCTTGACCAGATGCCGCTTGGAAGAAAGCCCGTCGCGACCGAAGTGCTCGGGCCCGAGAAGCGCGAGCAGGCATACGAGCGCGTACGAAAGGAACTCGCGGCAGGCCGCCAAGCGTACGTAATATGCCCGCGCATACACGAGCCCGATCCGGCAAAAGAAATGGCGCTCCAGGCCAAGTCGGTCAAGGCGGAAGCCGAGCGGCTCAAGAAGGAAGTGTTTCCCGAGGCGAGTATCGGCGTCCTCCACAGCAAGATGACGCCGAAGGAAAAAGAGACGGTGATGGGGAGCTTCGAGCGGGGTGAGACCGGCATCCTCGTCGCGACGAGCGTGGTCGAAGTGGGCGTGAACGTACCGAACGCGACCGTGATACTCATCGAGGGCGCGGAGCGCTTCGGGCTTGCCCAGCTCCATCAGCTTCGCGGCCGCGTGATCCGTTCGACGCATCAGGCCTATTGCTTCGCGCTTCCCGAGCGCTATGGCCCCGCGACCCGCGACCGCCTCAAGGCGCTCGTGACGGCAAAAAACGGCTTCGAGCTCGCCGAGTACGATCTTGCGCTTCGCGGCGCCGGGGAACTTATCGGCGGGAGACAGTGGGGCGTCTCCGACATCGCCATGGAAGCGCTTAAGAATATAAAATTGGTCGAAGCCGCGAAAAAGGAAGCGGCGCTCCTGGTACAAAAAGATCCCGAACTCAGGCGCTATCCCCTTCTCGCGGCGCTTGCGAGGCAGGCAGGCGAAGACGTGCATCGGGAATGA